A single window of ANME-2 cluster archaeon DNA harbors:
- a CDS encoding GPW/gp25 family protein, whose translation MCMEKDFLGVGFGFPLKVESGKVTWSGYEESIRESILLILGTVKGERVMRPDFGCGIHELVFSANNISTATLVIFYVEEALKKWEPRIKLINVDANPDNNEKVRMNIDIEYKAISTNTRYNLVYPFYLGEG comes from the coding sequence ATATGTATGGAAAAGGATTTTCTTGGAGTCGGTTTTGGATTTCCATTGAAAGTTGAATCCGGAAAAGTTACCTGGTCAGGGTATGAAGAATCTATTAGGGAATCTATACTGTTAATCCTGGGTACTGTAAAAGGTGAGCGTGTTATGCGGCCTGACTTTGGATGTGGGATACATGAACTTGTTTTTTCTGCAAATAATATATCCACTGCGACACTTGTAATTTTTTATGTAGAAGAGGCTTTGAAAAAATGGGAACCAAGAATCAAACTGATAAACGTTGATGCTAATCCTGATAATAACGAAAAGGTACGGATGAATATAGATATTGAATATAAGGCTATTTCGACAAATACGCGGTATAACCTTGTATATCCTTTTTACCTTGGTGAGGGATAG
- a CDS encoding YkgJ family cysteine cluster protein, with protein MQSESQTNTRNNSNEFLKEITRGILYTHTRINANTTRNLEASSFLYALIELLSEKDILSIEELDERKKQVAHRLVNKFVESKIGLLYQDPECDKYTFEHETDVDCESRRHICKAICCKFPFALSRQDVEEGAIRWEFGRPYLIAHDADGYCIHLDRESYRCTVWEQRPVPCRGFDCEDNEKWKVWEDFIEMIINDEMIKQIDDSNEKIYTDQKSNVNNDDKVEE; from the coding sequence ATGCAATCAGAATCTCAAACCAATACCCGGAACAACTCCAATGAATTCCTTAAGGAAATAACCAGAGGTATTCTATATACTCACACACGCATCAATGCCAATACCACCAGGAACTTAGAAGCGTCCTCATTTCTTTACGCACTCATAGAACTGCTGAGTGAAAAGGATATACTCTCAATTGAAGAGCTGGATGAGCGCAAAAAGCAGGTGGCACATCGGCTGGTAAATAAATTTGTAGAGAGTAAAATAGGGCTTTTGTACCAGGATCCGGAATGTGATAAATATACTTTTGAACATGAAACTGATGTCGATTGTGAGAGCAGGCGGCATATCTGCAAAGCTATATGCTGTAAATTTCCTTTTGCTCTATCAAGACAGGATGTAGAAGAGGGTGCTATCAGATGGGAATTTGGCAGACCTTACCTTATAGCTCATGATGCTGATGGTTATTGCATTCATCTGGATAGGGAGAGTTACAGGTGTACGGTATGGGAGCAGCGGCCTGTGCCCTGCCGGGGATTTGACTGTGAGGATAATGAGAAATGGAAGGTGTGGGAGGATTTTATAGAGATGATAATTAATGATGAGATGATCAAGCAGATAGATGATAGTAATGAGAAAATTTATACTGATCAGAAATCAAATGTTAATAATGATGACAAAGTTGAGGAGTAG